CgcgttaaaaagtcaaacatcagttaaaatgggacagagggagtaactttcAAATAGGGTCATTGTAAATTATACTATATTTGAACTTAGAGCCATTATAGTGCAACAATATTTGCAACTTCGGCTATTTGTTTTTGACTTCTTTCTCAGACACTCTGATCACCTTAGTTTGTTTCTAATTTCtatttcacttatttactttatCTGTCAAACATGTAAAGATCGGTAAGCCATTCCACCTCTATCTCCCTCCATCTGCAAATTGTCTTTGAGAATTAAGATAACGGCTATAGCTAATATGGTTGAAGCAAGTCACCTTTTTGGTTAGCTAAATTTagctaaatattattttattataatttaactaaTGATTATAGCTAATGTGGTTAGACATGCTCTTGTCTCTTGCTTATTTTGTagactagcttatagcccgtgcaaggcacgggtgctttttaattatttataaattttttaaatatattttaaatggtgtgaagaaatttaatttataaataataaattaaaattttcaataaaataaaattcgaaattataatttgtttgtatgTTAGAACtgtggtaaatacatcatcacagccattaatggcttcaaataaactattgtaatgaaGCCATTCCTTTTCTTGTATGTACCCtaccaaagtattaaattctttctatcaaattttaatatattttgagtggaatacgttattgccaactcttattagattatatttataaatgtattttatattagaattattatactgTGATTTAAATaccccgcaagggttggtttagccggttaaagagaggacatgtatcctcttggtcacaggatTAGAGCCTAGCGCTATTGCGTGAGCTTGTGGGTTAGTGcacacccgaagggtagcggctgcggattcctaggttaaaaaaaaataaaaaaaatataatgtgatttaaatatttttcaaaaaatttatatggttctaaattaaaattgataaacataatttatttttgaattaagaaaaagaatcataaacatgcaataagaaggtagaatctattttggattaagaaaaaaaaatttgtatttgctaatcacataagtccggcttattaattttaaaatatattataaaaaaaattgtgacggtgagatttatataattctacgaataaaactggtaggaaatatttatttgggattaaaaaaatcatatacacgtgaaagacagaatttgttttggattctagaaaaggaattataaacatgcaaggtgatatcagttgccttgtagaacagaagttaattttccaatctagcttatttgtttaatataagatccaacggatgataagcttttggatcaGAGGACCAttcgaccaaattatctcccttacgcttattatatataagtatataattagcAAACGGGTCGATGTTAAACTCAAATCGGTCTGGCATATTCGGCTCGCATAAGCAAAAGCTGGATCCGAGGCAGGCTGTTTGCAGATAGCTCCGGCCCTAGTTGGTCACGGACGGTCCTTTATGCAGAAACTACAGTCCACACTCTACAGACTAAAAGATGAGCCCCGCGTCAGGGGTCCACTTATTGTCACTTGTCATGAGTTCTCGGCTCGTCAACAACCCCCGTTGTTAGGTGGGTGCTTGGGTTTGGAATTATAAATTAAGAGcatttattcgtaccgtttgtgtaataagtcaagaagcacttataaaaagataGGAAATCGTtcgtgtaataagtcaagaagcacttataaaaagacATTCAACTGTTGTTTCagagtttttatttatttcccaaacactttaaccacttataagcatgaaacacttattttaaacctACTCAAACGGCCCTAAATACTCCACTGTAAACGTTTTAAAAGGAAACGTACGTCTGCTGATAACTCTCACTCAACACATAGTAGCCACCACTCGAACAAGACAAAATCAAACGTCTTAGTTATACAATTTGTAGCAACAAGTTCACAAATTTAATACTCACAAGCTACAAACTGAACAATCACAAACAAGAAGCGACTGCTAAATTATTCAAACTTAAAAAACACCTAATTAAACATCAGATAAAATCAAGCATCTTAATTCCTCTGCGCATACTAGTAATTGGCCTCACTAAAGACGAACCACTGGGATCTGCTGTGGCTGCTGAAAATTGAGACGAGAGCAGGATCGAGCCATTTCGCCAGCGATGGGAACGACCGGGAGATTATCGCAATTGCATATCTCCACCATGAATCCATCGGGATCATGGAAGAACAGCTGATCCACATATATCCCTCCCTCTTCTACGCGTTGCCTCACGTAATCGATCCCCATTTCTTTCAGCTTCTTCTCCACCGCCCCCATGCTCTCGCACTGCAATGTCAGAAAAGAACGCGCGCGTAAAGAAATGGTTGTGACTGACGGAATAATAACTCGTAAAAACAAAACAGGCATGCCAAAAATCCGAATAAATGCTGAAAACAAGTTTAGCAGATACTTAAGTAGTAACAAACACTAATAATACTACGTTTCCTAAATCATTTTTCTAAATCATGTGATAATTAAATGTCTaattttaattggttaattTAGCGAATACATGATCCAATTAAAGATTTGGAAACAAGGGAACAATCGAAGCTGTCAAAACTTACGTACCCAGCCAGAAAAAATTACGTGGATCCAGCTAAATTCTCGAAAAGATATCGGATATTAAAGAAGACGTAAACGAAACGGAAAAAAAACCTGGAAAGAGATATGATTATCTTTGGGATTGATCTCTCCTTTCTTCGGCATGTTTTCCGGATCTTCTGATTGTAACAAATGTATCCCTATTCCATAGCTGAATAGCCTATTATTCACCAACAGAAAATCCAAGATCAACAAGTAAGAAACATACATgtttaattacaaaaataattgtGTAGATTGATCAGTTTAGTAAAGTTAATTACCAAGCTCCGTTAAAATCAAATGATCCAGGTCTCCTCACAGGAGCAAAACCAAGAACATTTTTGTAGAAATCCATGGACTCTTCAATTGACTTGCACACCAGTGATATGTGGTTCAGAGATTTCAGATGCAGAGGATTGTTTTCCGCCAAGCTCCCTTTCATTTTCGAGAAAAATTAATCGAGTAAACAAGTATTTCAAGAACACGAACGATTATGAGGGCAAGAAATTCGAAACTAGATTATAATTAGATCAGGATTAAGTAGCTAATGCTGTTTATATGAAGAGAAAGAACGTTGAGGAGAGTAATTAGTAATATACACATGAAGAAGCTATGAGCGTCTGTATATATAGACGGACATGAAGAAAGAGAGTCTCGAACGTTCTGTTATTCCACGTATGGAGGCTTGCCAGGTCACAAGTAAAGATGCTCTTGACACGTGGATCCACGTTGCTGACTGGGTCACCATCTCATCTCCTCTGCCCCTAATTTATGCATGTTGCCAACTCACTGAAAATGACGGATAATACAAGAATACTGATGGTTTTGATTTTTACTTGATAAAATGTACATTTGGAAAAAGACATGCATGATGGATGCAAATCATATCATGATTAAGTGCATGctttatatgtgtaatatatacgAAGCATTAGGTTAAGAGGATCAAAGTGCATTGGGTAACAAGTACTCCGGATAACATCAAGTCAACACACATACTACATGccttattttaataattgttagtaTTTGTTTTGCCGTTCCTTCATTTGTATACAGATTTTTTGCGttatttaatatgtattttaaaatattattctatattttattttcactttaaatttttgtttctataaatatttaaatattatactgttatttaaaaaaatgttaaaataatttctGAGAGCTCCTCCATACAAGATATATTACTTTTTGaaagtaataatatttaatcagatTTATCAAATCAATATCAGTTAAATGCTACCCTCTCCTGTGCCGGTCTGCAAGATGCGCTTAGTTGCAAGTGGTAAAGTTCTGTAAGTTTTCTTTGCAAACTCAACCACAAAATTATACAGGTATTATTCGAGATGCACATTTTTAGAaggtattatttatttaattttttttggaaaaaagaaGGTATTCATTTTTAATGGGCATTTGTGGAAAGTTGAAAGGTATCCCTTAAAATATAATGTCACATTGTCACTCTTTGGAAAATAAAGTATATCAAATATGTACGATGCATGTGCTGATGGTCAATGTTGATGGCCAAATTCAAAAAGGCTAATTATTTTGTCTGCTTTATCAAAACAATAATATCGTAGGTTCGTATTGTTACGGGAAAAATTAAGCCACTTAAATTGCTTAAGATGAgggggccgtttgggtgggcttaaaataagtgcttattatttaaaataaataagtggagtagaagttagaagcaagataagacttataagtgattaaagtgtttgggaaataagtagaagccctgaaacaaaagctagcattcctaactttttttaagtgcttcttgacttcttacacaaacggtacgaaataagtgcttctaacttataagtcgagaAGTCCAACTTATAAGGGGGGCCAAACACCCACGAGATCAGTGACTTAAATTTGATGTTGTTAGTCGAATATAGGGACCGTTTGgttgagcttaaaataagtgctttttgcttaaaataaaaaagtgaagtaaaagtcagaagcaagttaagacttataagtgattaaactgtttgggaaataagcataagtcctgaaacaaaagctagcaatcctaacttcttttaagtgcttcttaactttttacacaaacggtacaaataagtacttataacttataagcccagaagTCGACTTATACTGGGCAACCAAACACCAccataatatcatattatattctgtTACGGTGCATTGAACTTAACTTGGTAACACATATATAtgattcatatatatacatcatCTAGTTAAGTTCAATGCACCGTAACAGAATATATTTGCCACAAGATATAATGGGGAATAATgtttatataagaaaattagtaaatcaaaacataaagcATATTCAACTAAATTGATGAGAGTCGGCCGTCATCTATAATTTTCATCCATtcataactaaaaaaatattttgagagAAACCTTACGAATGAGAGCCGGCCGTCATCCATAACTTGCATCCATCCGTCACTGCCTCATTCTTCCATTAATCCACATCCGCCCCAACCATCCTCTCATCCCATTTCCTCCGTTTCTgaatctttattttatatttattagtttatttaataaaaccGAGATGTAATTCTTTCAGGGAGTGATCTCGTCGATGTACCCATCCTTTTGGATTGTTGATTGTCCCCAATTTTTAGGTgtgtgttttggtgtgttttttatTTGTCCTTATGCTGCGTTAAGAATGATTTCTGCGGTGTATTAAGAGATCTGGGCAACCCGCTTCAAATCTGGAATGGTGGGGATTATCGCAAGAGTTCACCTCACACAACAAAGGATTGTTCAATATATGAGACATCTGTATCCCCAATCTCAGTTGGTGTAACTGATGGGCATGTATCACCTGTTTTTTTATATGTGCAGATCAATTGTGATTCTATTATTATCAGAGATGTTGGTGTCGGCCGTATTGTTCGAGAAACCattgtaatcatttttatttataagaatatttaaattttatctattAAGCAATCTCAAAACAGAGCGGCTATTTGCTTAActcgttttttgtttcacaatcaggttgtaattgTCAGGTTGGGGATTTGTCTCGGCTATGTTCcagtattttattttcaataaaatcttattgttcgtaaaaaaaaactctaaaatttgtaaacaaaaactataataaaattatttataacaaaCTTATCATTGCTATTTTGAATTGtgcatatttttaataatccatattttaattaataattatgagTAGTTAATAAACATCAATATGGCTCTTTCACTCTTGTCATAACAATTATTTCAAAACCACTATATTTCATTATCATTTCATTCATACTTATACTTGAACTAAAATTATCaatcaaactttttaatcaTGGTGttatttagtattttgtaatCAGGTAGAGGAGCCTATTCTCGAGTCAGATAGTTTATGTGCTCAATTTAAGATATTAAGTgagttaaaattttaagatttttcaactTCTTGCATGCATTATACCAAGTCCAAGATTTTATGATTTCATGATATCATgacattaattatataattatcaaacatattaaaataagaacaatataatatatgttatttaattatagattaaCTAACATATTactgaatttttaataaaattaatgaaatcaaTTGGACATGTatgttgaattataatatattagtttttctttaaaatatactccctccgtcccgaaaagattgaactgctttgactttcatgaagattaagaaaaaggtagtaaaagaaattaaattagttgaaaagttggtaaagtggtgggatccatcaaaattttaataatagatttgagatagtggaagaaagtagtgggtgtaatagtgtttatattattatagaatagagatagtggaagaaagtagtggatgtaataatgaaaagtagtgttcaaaaatagtaaatttaatAGGTTCATTcattttgggacgtcccaaaaaggaataagtgtcaattaaaatgggacggagggagtagtcattttatcatatttttcgTATTAAACgttgtataaaaattaaaattatttaattgttatAATGCGTATCtcataattttagtttattatatatatatatatatatatatatatatatatatatatatatatatatatatatatatatatatatatatatatatatatatatatgtaggtgCTCAAACGAAAACCCGTATTAATGTGAGCTATGAGATCTAATCTAAACCACACATTTTTATCCTTAAACTAAATCACAATCACACAATTTATAACTCACCTCCCTCACCACCCACCCACCGCCTTCTCTCTCGGTCGTCTCCCCTCAACCACCTCTGGTCGCCACCGACCACCCATCACGCCCGCTACTACCGAACACCAGATATGTTCCACCTATCTACTCCTTCTTACCTTCATCTCTATATCTCCCTCGCTCTTCGTCTCCTCCCGTCGCGCCTC
This genomic window from Daucus carota subsp. sativus chromosome 7, DH1 v3.0, whole genome shotgun sequence contains:
- the LOC108193872 gene encoding glyoxylase I 4 yields the protein MKGSLAENNPLHLKSLNHISLVCKSIEESMDFYKNVLGFAPVRRPGSFDFNGAWLFSYGIGIHLLQSEDPENMPKKGEINPKDNHISFQCESMGAVEKKLKEMGIDYVRQRVEEGGIYVDQLFFHDPDGFMVEICNCDNLPVVPIAGEMARSCSRLNFQQPQQIPVVRL